From one Drosophila subpulchrella strain 33 F10 #4 breed RU33 chromosome 3L, RU_Dsub_v1.1 Primary Assembly, whole genome shotgun sequence genomic stretch:
- the LOC119553283 gene encoding uncharacterized protein LOC119553283, translating to MPDIDLNQFTVVQLKNWLNVLGLQTSGSKAELMARLQALSSEARGDPPNGAPFNSQQPPETEVEGAASLPLQQHLEGAQEALFDSGTMTSQAVDGIRTENVSLVDIERVKLQKILDEIDANKAILQQLQAEIADVTRDKPNHAQQVHDVIESNIETSGNLNSFACIDAVNANSARVNSARDSFDIDNFSVGKHATDSADQCQLTNVNKLLESPATALALAKDVTMDYDGNSCARNWVTQLQNIAQVYNLDSFVVRMLLIAKLKGKAQIWLHANATRILEPTDRLCEQLILAFASKMSKGELRNAFQSRQWRSGERFASYFEEKIMLANDINIDKEELIENIIEGIPAPGLRDQARIQCFAEPGQILEAFSGIRLPERKQEVNSSQRSSGKVADTKDFRCANCNSKGHYAKDCQKPKREPGSCYACGKFGHFVGQCPERKSANTNKYHAS from the exons ATGCCTGACATCGATCTAAACCAATTCACGGTAGTTCAGTTAAAAAACTGGTTAAATGTGCTCGGGCTGCAAACCTCGGGCTCGAAAGCAGAGTTGATGGCGCGTCTGCAGGCCCTATCATCAGAGGCACGTGGTGATCCACCAAATGGAGCTCCATTTAACAGCCAGCAGCCGCCAGAAACCGAAGTAGAGGGAGCCGCATCATTGCCGCTGCAACAACATTTGGAAGGCGCACAGGAAGCTTTGTTCGACTCTGGTACGATGACGTCACAGGCAGTGGACGGTATACGCACGGAGAACGTTTCTCTGGTAGATATCGAAAGGGTGAAGCTGCAGAAAATTCTCGACGAAATCGACGCAAACAAGGCCATATTGCAACAGCTTCAAGCGGAGATCGCTGACGTCACCAGGGACAAGCCAAATCATGCTCAGCAAGTCCATGACGTCATCGAAAGCAACATCGAAACTTCTGGAAACCTTAACAGTTTCGCTTGCATCGACGCTGTTAACGCTAACAGCGCCAGGGTTAACAGCGCCAGGGATAGCTTCGATATCGATAATTTTAGTGTTGGAAAGCACGCCACAGACAGTGCTGATCAATGCCAGCTTACAAATGTAAACAAATTGTTAGAATCTCCAGCAACAGCACTCGCACTGGCAAAGGACGTAACAATGGACTACGACGGCAACTCGTGTGCCCGTAACTGGGTCACACAACTGCAAAACATTGCGCAGGTGTACAATTTGGACTCGTTCGTGGTGCGTATGCTCCTCATTGCCAAACTAAAAGGAAAGGCCCAAATTTGGCTGCACGCAAACGCAACACGCATTTTGGAGCCAACCGACCGCCTTTGTGAGCAGCTGATCCTAGCATTTGCATCTAAGATGTCAAAGGGGGAGCTAAGGAACGCGTTCCAAAGTCGACAGTGGCGTTCAGGAGAAAGGTTCGCTTCTTATTTCGAGGAGAAAATTATGCTGGCCAACGATATAAACATCGACAAGGAGGAGCTCATCGAAAACATCATCGAAGGAATTCCGGCACCAGGGCTACGCGACCAAGCTCGCATACAATGTTTCGCCGAACCTGGGCAGATTTTGGAAGCCTTCTCAGGAATCCGTTTACCTGAACGAAAGCAGGAAGTCAATTCTTCGCAGCGCTCTTCCGGAAAGGTTGCAGACACAAAGGACTTCCGTTGCGCCAATTGCAACTCAAAAGGCCACTACGCCAAGGACTGCCAGAAACCGAAACGAGAGCCCGGATCGTGCTACGCATGTGGCAAATTTGGACACTTTGTGGGTCAGTGCCCTGAGCGTAAGAGCGCAAATACAAACAAATAC CATGCCTCATAG